The Cognatishimia activa nucleotide sequence AATGTTTGAACGCGATGCGTTTTGCAGCGATGCGAGCGAGGAAGACCAACGGGGGCGTGGAAATCCTGTCGATTATCCCGCCTGAGGAATTCCAGCATTGGATCGGTGTAGGCGATATTATGCGCCAAGAAGCACGCGAAAGAATTGAAGCTCACTACGAAGTCTTTGCCAAATGGATGAGGGATCGTCAGGGCATTGACCCTGAGCTTGTGATCCGTGAAGGCGAACTAGTGACTGAAATCTTGGCACAGGTGAGTGCTGACCCAGATGTAGGTGTTCTCGTGCTGGGTGCCGGAACTGACAAGGGCGGCCCTGGCCCATTGGTAACTCAGCTAGCTCGTGCCTCAGGCACCCTGCCGATCCCAATCACTGTTGTTCCGGGCGATCTTTCCAAAGAACGTCTCGAAGCCATCACCTAAAGCAATAGGCCGGGTACTTAATCCGGCCTTTTAGAATCATTCCAAACCTTGACAGCGCTTGATCTGCCCCGCATATCAAAGGGCAGATACGAAAGGCATGGCTATGTTTATTCAAACCGAATCCACCCCTAACCCAGCAACCCTGAAGTTCCTTCCGGGCCAGACAGTGCTGGAAACCGGTACCGCGGATTTTCCATCTCAGGAAGCAGCGGCCAATTCTCCATTGGCGCAGCGCGTTTTTGGTGTGGCGGGTGTGACAGGTGTCTTCTTTGGCCATGACTTTGTCACAGTAACCAAAGCTGATGACGTTGAATGGGATCACCTGAAACCCTCCATCCTCGGTGTGATCATGGAGCATTTCCAGTCTGGTCAGCCTGTATTGGGTGCTGAGGCCGTTGCGCCTTCTGGCCATGCAGAACATGATGGTGAAGACGGTGAAATCGTCAACCAGATCAAAGAGTTGCTTGACACACGTGTTCGCCCCGCTGTGGCTCAAGACGGTGGTGATATCACCTTCCATGGCTTTGAACGCGGCGTTGTTTACTTGCACATGCAAGGTGCCTGCGCGGGCTGCCCATCTTCGACAGTGACGTTGAAAATGGGCATCGAGAACCTGCTGCGCCACTATATCCCTGAAGTGACAGAGGTGCGCCCAGTTGGCTTCTGATCCTCTGATCCTTGGATTTGATACATCGGCCGCGCATTGCGCGGCCGCTTTGCTCTGTGGAGACCGTCTTTTGGGTTCCGTTGCCCAAGAGATGACGCGCGGCCAAGCCGAAGAGCTTATGCCCATTCTTGAGGCCCTTCTGAAAGAA carries:
- a CDS encoding universal stress protein; this encodes MRKFLVVLDDSRECLNAMRFAAMRARKTNGGVEILSIIPPEEFQHWIGVGDIMRQEARERIEAHYEVFAKWMRDRQGIDPELVIREGELVTEILAQVSADPDVGVLVLGAGTDKGGPGPLVTQLARASGTLPIPITVVPGDLSKERLEAIT
- a CDS encoding NifU family protein; its protein translation is MFIQTESTPNPATLKFLPGQTVLETGTADFPSQEAAANSPLAQRVFGVAGVTGVFFGHDFVTVTKADDVEWDHLKPSILGVIMEHFQSGQPVLGAEAVAPSGHAEHDGEDGEIVNQIKELLDTRVRPAVAQDGGDITFHGFERGVVYLHMQGACAGCPSSTVTLKMGIENLLRHYIPEVTEVRPVGF